A part of Jaculus jaculus isolate mJacJac1 chromosome 17, mJacJac1.mat.Y.cur, whole genome shotgun sequence genomic DNA contains:
- the Sema3b gene encoding semaphorin-3B gives MGRAEAAAMIPGLALLWAAGLGDAVPSLPRLRLSFQELQAWHGLRTFRLERTCCYEALLVDEERGRLFVGAENHVASLGLDNISKRAKKLAWPAPVEWREECNWAGKDIGTECMNFVKLLHVYNHTHLLACGTGAFHPTCAFVEVGHRLEEPILRLDPRRLEDGKGKSPYDPSHRAASVLVGEELYSGVAADLMGRDFTIFRSLGQRPSLRTEPHDSRWLNEPKFVKVFWIPESENPDDDKIYFFFRESAVEASPATGRLTVSRVGQICRNDLGGQRSLVNKWATFLKARLVCSVPGVEGDTHFDQLQDVFLLSSRDRRTPLLYAVFSTSSGIFQGSAVCVYNMNDVRRAFLGPFAHKEGPTHQWVSYQGRVPYPRPGMCPSKTFGTFSSTKDFPDDVIQFARNHPLMYNSVLPMGGRPLFLQVGAGYTFTQIAADRVAAADGHYDVLFIGTDVGTVLKVISVPKGSWPSSEGLLLEELQVFEDSTPVTSMQISSKRHQLYVASRSAVAQISLHRCAALGRACAECCLARDPYCAWDGSSCTRFQPTAKRRFRRQDIRNGDPSTLCSGDSSRPTLLERKVFGVEGGSAFLECEPRSLQAHVEWTFQRAGEVAHTQVLAAESAELTTRGLLLRSLRRQDSGVYLCAAVEQGFSQPLRRLALHVLSAAQAERLARAEEAAPPAPPGPKLWYRDFLQLVEPGGGGGANSLRMCRPQPGPRPAASESRRKGRNRRMHLSEPRADRGPRSAAHW, from the exons ATGGGGCGGGCCGAGGCGGCCGCCATGATCCCAGGCCTGGCCCTGCTCTGGGCAGCGGGGTTGGGGGATGCTGTCCCCAGCCTCCCGCGCCTGCGGCTCTCCTTTCAAG AGCTCCAGGCCTGGCACGGGCTCCGAACCTTCCGGCTGGAACGGACGTGCTGTTACGAAGCTTTGCTGGTGGATGAGGAGCGAGGACGCTTGTTTGTGGGTGCCGAGAACCACGTGGCCTCCCTCGGCTTAGACAACATCAGCAAGCGAGCTAAGAAG CTGGCCTGGCCGGCCCCTGTGGAATGGCGAGAGGAGTGCAACTGGGCAGGCAAGGACATTGGT ACCGAGTGCATGAACTTTGTGAAACTGCTGCATGTGTATAACCACACCCACTTGCTGGCCTGTGGCACCGGAGCCTTCCACCCGACCTGTGCATTTGTGGAGGTGGGCCACCGGTTGGAG GAGCCCATACTTCGGCTGGACCCACGGAGGCTTGAGGACGGCAAAGGCAAGAGTCCTTATGACCCCAGTCATCGGGCTGCCTCCGTGCTGGTGG GGGAAGAACTGTATTCAGGAGTAGCAGCAGACCTCATGGGCCGGGACTTCACGATCTTTCGCAGTCTGGGCCAGCGTCCAAGTCTCCGAACAGAGCCCCATGATTCCCGCTGGCTCAATG AACCCAAGTTTGTCAAGGTCTTTTGGATCCCAGAGAGTGAGAACCCGGACGATGACAAAATCTACTTCTTCTTCCGTGAATCTGCCGTGGAGGCATCACCAGCAACGGGACGCCTGACCGTGTCTCGTGTTGGACAGATCTGCCGA AATGACCTGGGTGGCCAACGCAGCTTGGTCAACAAGTGGGCCACGTTCCTGAAGGCACGGCTCGTGTGCTCGGTGCCTGGAGTTGAGGGCGACACTCACTTTGACCAACTTC AGGATGTCTTCCTGCTGTCCTCACGTGACCGTCGGACCCCGCTTCTTTATGCTGTCTTCTCCACTTCCAG TGGCATCTTCCAGGGCTCTGCCGTGTGTGTATACAACATGAATGACGTACGCCGGGCCTTCTTGGGACCCTTTGCCCACAAGGAGGGGCCCACACATCAGTGGGTGTCCTACCAGGGTCGTGTTCCCTATCCGCGACCTGGCATG TGCCCCAGCAAGACGTTTGGCACCTTCAGTTCCACCAAGGACTTCCCTGATGACGTCATCCAGTTTGCCCGGAACCATCCTCTCATGTATAACTCGGTCCTGCCCATGGGGGGTCGCCCTCTCTTCCTACAAGTGGGCGCTGGCTACACCTTCACCCAAATCGCTGCAGACCGTGTAGCAGCTGCTGATGGGCACTATGACGTCCTCTTCATTGGCACAG ATGTGGGCACAGTGCTGAAGGTCATCTCTGTCCCCAAGGGTAGCTGGCCTAGCTCTGAGGGGCTGCTTCTGGAGGAGCTGCAGGTGTTTGAG GACTCCACTCCGGTCACAAGCATGCAGATCTCCTCCAAGAGG CACCAGCTCTACGTCGCATCGCGGAGCGCAGTGGCTCAGATCTCCTTGCATCGCTGCGCGGCCCTAGGTCGCGCCTGCGCCGAATGCTGTCTGGCACGTGACCCCTACTGCGCCTGGGATGGGTCCTCTTGCACGCGCTTCCAGCCTACTGCCAAGAG GCGGTTCCGGCGGCAAGACATAAGGAACGGTGACCCCAGCACGCTATGCTCTGGCG ACTCATCTCGTCCCACGCTGCTGGAGCGGAAGGTGTTCGGCGTGGAGGGCGGCAGCGCCTTTCTGGAGTGCGAGCCCCGCTCGCTGCAAGCGCATGTGGAGTGGACCTTCCAGCGTGCGGGAGAGGTGGCCCACACCCAG GTGCTGGCTGCAGAGAGCGCCGAGCTCACCACGCGGGGGCTGCTGCTGCGCAGCCTGCGGCGCCAGGACTCGGGAGTGTATCTGTGCGCCGCCGTCGAGCAAGGCTTTTCGCAGCCGCTGCGTCGCCTGGCGCTGCACGTGCTCAGCGCCGCACAGGCCGAACGACTGGCCCGGGCCGAGGAGGCCGCACCTCCGGCGCCGCCAGGCCCCAAACTCTGGTACCGTGACTTTCTGCAGCTGGTGGAGCCAGGCGGCGGCGGAGGCGCGAATTCCCTGCGCATGTGTCGCCCGCAGCCCGGGCCACGCCCTGCAGCCTCCGAGTCGCGCAGGAAGGGTCGTAACCGGCGGATGCACCTCTCTGAGCCACGCGCGGACCGTGGGCCGCGCAGCGCCGCGCACTGGTGA
- the Lsmem2 gene encoding leucine-rich single-pass membrane protein 2 isoform X1: protein MPEEIQEDTVAPGQGQRSRGPLASNHVQEVRLYRVESISDLHSGAGSLRPYLAEEARPWDELLGVLPPSLCAQAGCSPMCGRGGFLLLLALLVFTCLALAILAVYLSVLQSESLRILAHTLRTQEETLLKLRLASLSQLRRLNSSEARAPS from the exons ATGCCTGAGGAGATCCAAGAAG ACACCGTGGCACCGGGGCAGGGCCAGAGGAGCAGAGGGCCACTGGCTTCCAACCACGTGCAGGAGGTGCGTCTGTACCGAGTGGAGTCCATCAGTGACCTACACAGCGGAG caggcTCGCTGCGCCCCTATCTGGCCGAAGAGGCACGGCCATGGGATGAACTGCTGGGTGTCTTGCCGCCGTCCTTGTGCGCCCAGGCCGGCTGCAGTCCCATGTGTGGCCGTgggggcttcctgctgctgttggcGCTGCTGGTGTTCACGTGCCTGGCACTCGCTATCCTGGCTGTCTACCTGAGTG TGCTTCAGAGCGAATCCCTGAGGATCCTGGCGCACACACTGCGTACACAGGAGGAGACACTGCTCAAGTTGCGCTTGGCCAGCCTCAGCCAGCTTCGGAGGCTCAACTCCAGTGAAGCCCGGGCACCCAGCTGA
- the Lsmem2 gene encoding leucine-rich single-pass membrane protein 2 isoform X2 codes for MPEEIQEDTVAPGQGQRSRGPLASNHVQEVRLYRVESISDLHSGGSLRPYLAEEARPWDELLGVLPPSLCAQAGCSPMCGRGGFLLLLALLVFTCLALAILAVYLSVLQSESLRILAHTLRTQEETLLKLRLASLSQLRRLNSSEARAPS; via the exons ATGCCTGAGGAGATCCAAGAAG ACACCGTGGCACCGGGGCAGGGCCAGAGGAGCAGAGGGCCACTGGCTTCCAACCACGTGCAGGAGGTGCGTCTGTACCGAGTGGAGTCCATCAGTGACCTACACAGCGGAG gcTCGCTGCGCCCCTATCTGGCCGAAGAGGCACGGCCATGGGATGAACTGCTGGGTGTCTTGCCGCCGTCCTTGTGCGCCCAGGCCGGCTGCAGTCCCATGTGTGGCCGTgggggcttcctgctgctgttggcGCTGCTGGTGTTCACGTGCCTGGCACTCGCTATCCTGGCTGTCTACCTGAGTG TGCTTCAGAGCGAATCCCTGAGGATCCTGGCGCACACACTGCGTACACAGGAGGAGACACTGCTCAAGTTGCGCTTGGCCAGCCTCAGCCAGCTTCGGAGGCTCAACTCCAGTGAAGCCCGGGCACCCAGCTGA